One region of Anaeromyxobacter paludicola genomic DNA includes:
- the uppS gene encoding polyprenyl diphosphate synthase, protein MSEKALIDELRDRVRRSPLPRHVAIIMDGNGRWAELRGLPRLEGHRAGSEAVRAVTREARSLGVEALTLYAFSAQNWARPDEEVGGLMQLLAEYLDSERAEIMDNAIRLEAVGDLDRLPSFVRERLERLRADSRGNGGMALTLALSYGGREEIVQAAQRLARRGGGPEGITEEALERELWTSDARLPPLDLLVRTSGERRISNFLLWQCAYAELSFSDILWPDFRELALLQAVGDFQTRERRFGLTGAQLAEGARGP, encoded by the coding sequence GTGTCGGAAAAGGCCCTCATCGACGAGCTCCGGGACAGGGTCCGCAGGAGCCCCCTCCCGCGGCACGTCGCGATCATCATGGACGGCAACGGCCGCTGGGCCGAGCTGCGCGGACTGCCCCGGCTGGAGGGCCACCGCGCCGGCTCGGAGGCGGTCCGCGCCGTTACCCGCGAGGCGCGCAGCCTGGGCGTCGAGGCGCTCACCCTCTACGCCTTCAGCGCCCAGAACTGGGCTCGCCCGGACGAGGAGGTGGGCGGGCTCATGCAGCTCCTCGCCGAGTACCTCGACTCCGAGCGGGCCGAGATCATGGACAACGCCATCCGGCTCGAGGCGGTTGGCGACCTCGACCGGCTCCCCTCCTTCGTGCGCGAGCGGCTCGAACGGCTCCGCGCCGACTCGCGGGGCAACGGCGGCATGGCCCTCACCCTCGCGCTCTCGTACGGCGGCCGCGAGGAGATCGTGCAGGCCGCCCAGCGGCTCGCGCGGCGCGGCGGCGGCCCCGAGGGCATCACCGAGGAGGCGCTCGAGCGCGAGCTCTGGACGAGCGACGCCCGGCTCCCCCCGCTCGACCTCCTCGTGCGCACCAGCGGCGAGCGGCGCATCTCGAACTTCCTGCTCTGGCAGTGCGCCTACGCCGAGCTCTCCTTCAGCGACATCCTCTGGCCGGACTTCCGCGAGCTGGCGCTCCTGCAGGCCGTGGGCGACTTCCAGACCCGCGAGCGCCGCTTCGGCCTCACCGGCGCGCAGCTCGCCGAGGGCGCGCGAGGGCCATGA